ACAACTATAAGGGGCGTTTCAATCTGAGTATTTCTCATGAAGAAATCGAAGGTATCATTGAAAAGCTTATCCATACTGCGGAGGTGAGGGATAAGTAAATGCTAAAAGGATCATGGATGATAAGAACGGTAGAGTATGGCACCAAGAAAGTTGTTTACCATATAAACTTTACTGACCGAAAAACAGCAGCTTTAAATGTCAATCCTGATCAAAGCATTGTCGTAAATGCTCCGAAAGAAACCTCTCCGAAGAGGTTGGATGAGCTTGTATTGAAAAGAGCTAGGTGGCTTCTCAAACAGCAAAGGGAGTTTGCGAAGCTACCTGATGTTAATCCTGGATTTTCCTACAAGAGTGGTGAGACTCACCGCTATTTGGGACGGCAATACCGACTAAAAATCGTCAAATCGAGCCAGATAGATATTAAGCTAAAAATGGGACGGATTGAGGTATCCAGTAATGAGGTTGCCCCTGAAGTTATA
This Pseudobacteriovorax antillogorgiicola DNA region includes the following protein-coding sequences:
- a CDS encoding M48 family metallopeptidase, translated to MIRTVEYGTKKVVYHINFTDRKTAALNVNPDQSIVVNAPKETSPKRLDELVLKRARWLLKQQREFAKLPDVNPGFSYKSGETHRYLGRQYRLKIVKSSQIDIKLKMGRIEVSSNEVAPEVIKTLLDRWFELKSQQKLEEKFQKCLLVFTDTSKKPRLRIKTMKKRWGSCTKNGTITLNPELIHCASSAIEYVIFHELSHLVEMNHSAKFYRILSKYVPNWEKVKERLDQQGTEFLL